CTGCCTTTCTTGTAAgattgttttgctttcttcgCATTCAAGTTGATTACTTTGGGTGATAAGAGAATCTGGGTGGTGAGAAAATCAAGGAAAATGTTAGAAAGTTTCAGACTTTATTGTTCCTAATTACAACTTCTAACAGAGATCTTtgcaaatttgaatttttagtgAAACTCGATCTATGCTATTGTTTAAAGTTTACAccttgttttgacttttgtggTCATGATTCATGGTTGTTTTGCTTCTGTTCCAGGGTTCTTCGTTTTTCGAGTTTCATGAACCTGATGGTAATTACATTTCTATTTCTGTTCATGCTGTAGGAAAGAGGAATTTTTTATGTAACCACTCTGATAATACCTAAGCAAGAATCAACTTCTAATTCTGTGAGTTATCTTAGAAAGATTATCTCGATCATTTTGTGGTATTCAAAATGAGGTGCTTACTCAGGTGCTAAAATTGGCAGTGTCAGGCTATGAATGAAGTGGAAGTGTTTTCCATTCAAAACGAAAGAGAACTCTATCCCGTAGGATGGATTCATgtatatctctctcttctagCTCCCTCCATGTTTAGTGATCTGTTTATCTACTTTGTCTTGACTTACTATAACGAGGTTATGCATATTTTCCAGACTCATCCTTCTCAGGGTTGTTTCATGTCATCTGTAGATCTGCATACACATTATTCGTATCAGGTACATCTCTGCTGTTTCCAAATTGCATATATACTAGGTTTGAGACAATTCTGATCTCAGTTTCCCATCATGTCATTCTTAGGTAATGGTGCCAGAGGCTTTTGCAATCGTCGTAGCTCCAACTGATAGCTCTAAGTATGTTCTTCCAAAGCTATGGAGTCAATTATACAGTCAACATATTTCCTTGATAGACTCTCAAACTGATCTTTTTGGCAGGAGTTACGGGATATTTAAGCTAACGGACCCTGGAGGAATGGAGGTACTGAGAGGCTGCTCAGAGACTGGATTCCACCCGCACAAAGAACCAGAAGATGGGAACCCAGTTTATGAGCATTGCTCAAACGTCTACAAGAACTCGAACCTTAGGTTCGAGATTTTTGATCTACGTTAAGGTAACGACTTCTGTGGACTTATCAGTAAAAAGGTTCAAACTTTATCCACTGTGGGCTAAGGATGTCAATAATAACCGTCATCATAACCACCACCCTAACCAGAACTGTATACTTGGTCTGAGAAGGCTGTCTGATTCGGGTTATGAACACAAGGTACCTTCTATTAAGCTTAGCAATGTTAATAAATTGTCATGTCCTTAGATTTGGATCAATTGGTTCCATTATGGAAGAACAACAATGACCATAGACATAAGACATTGTATTGGCGTATGCAATTGTTATATATCTGTACAAATGTATACATTGGCATCTATTTCTCCATATAACACTACATTAATATTATCACCATATTTCGCCATTTTATACCTCTTAACTTGCCAGTGATGACTGATGAAAATGGTTGAGCTTTTAAAAAGGACgggaaaattt
This sequence is a window from Arabidopsis thaliana chromosome 1 sequence. Protein-coding genes within it:
- the AMSH2 gene encoding associated molecule with the SH3 domain of STAM 2; translation: MVTLSSPSPSLSCVENVTCKSSHVSRVLISGTDNINHGESSEAKILRDVHISERLLEDFTELARENTEKDLETCGTLAAFLERGIFYVTTLIIPKQESTSNSCQAMNEVEVFSIQNERELYPVGWIHTHPSQGCFMSSVDLHTHYSYQVMVPEAFAIVVAPTDSSKSYGIFKLTDPGGMEVLRGCSETGFHPHKEPEDGNPVYEHCSNVYKNSNLRFEIFDLR
- the AMSH2 gene encoding associated molecule with the SH3 domain of STAM 2 (associated molecule with the SH3 domain of STAM 2 (AMSH2); FUNCTIONS IN: molecular_function unknown; INVOLVED IN: ubiquitin-dependent protein catabolic process; LOCATED IN: chloroplast; EXPRESSED IN: cultured cell; CONTAINS InterPro DOMAIN/s: Mov34/MPN/PAD-1 (InterPro:IPR000555); BEST Arabidopsis thaliana protein match is: associated molecule with the SH3 domain of STAM 3 (TAIR:AT4G16144.1); Has 1117 Blast hits to 1115 proteins in 231 species: Archae - 0; Bacteria - 0; Metazoa - 409; Fungi - 306; Plants - 280; Viruses - 0; Other Eukaryotes - 122 (source: NCBI BLink).); this encodes MVTLSSPSPSLSCVENVTCKSSHVSRVLISGTDNINHGESSEAKILRDVHISERLLEDFTELARENTEKDLETCGTLAAFLERGIFYVTTLIIPKQESTSNSCQAMNEVEVFSIQNERELYPVGWIHTHPSQGCFMSSVDLHTHYSYQVMVPEAFAIVVAPTDSSNYGIFKLTDPGGMEVLRGCSETGFHPHKEPEDGNPVYEHCSNVYKNSNLRFEIFDLR
- the AMSH2 gene encoding associated molecule with the SH3 domain of STAM 2 (associated molecule with the SH3 domain of STAM 2 (AMSH2); FUNCTIONS IN: molecular_function unknown; INVOLVED IN: ubiquitin-dependent protein catabolic process; LOCATED IN: mitochondrion; EXPRESSED IN: cultured cell; CONTAINS InterPro DOMAIN/s: Mov34/MPN/PAD-1 (InterPro:IPR000555); BEST Arabidopsis thaliana protein match is: associated molecule with the SH3 domain of STAM 3 (TAIR:AT4G16144.1); Has 35333 Blast hits to 34131 proteins in 2444 species: Archae - 798; Bacteria - 22429; Metazoa - 974; Fungi - 991; Plants - 531; Viruses - 0; Other Eukaryotes - 9610 (source: NCBI BLink).), which translates into the protein MFISQKGYWRISLSLQERTLRRTSRLVGLSLPFLVLRFSSFMNLMCQAMNEVEVFSIQNERELYPVGWIHTHPSQGCFMSSVDLHTHYSYQVMVPEAFAIVVAPTDSSKSYGIFKLTDPGGMEVLRGCSETGFHPHKEPEDGNPVYEHCSNVYKNSNLRFEIFDLR